From Triticum aestivum cultivar Chinese Spring chromosome 7B, IWGSC CS RefSeq v2.1, whole genome shotgun sequence:
AAAGTAATATTTATGGAGGTTGGATGAAGTGTAAATAAATAGAGTAAAAGTTTTACTAGTTCATTAGGAAAAAAGCCACTCTTTACCTTCTTCACAATTAGTGCCCTAGTGCTTGAAGCAAGATGCTTCTAGGTTCTGTAAGATCATATAGATCCCTGCCAAGAGTAAATGTTTAACAAGCTACATGATCATATAGCTTGTTAAATACTACCTCTGTAacttaatgtaagacgttttttgcagTGCAAAATTTGAactgcaaaaatgtcttacattaagTAACAGAGGGAGTATCAATTTTCCATAGTGCCTGAAGAAAGAATTTACTCATTCTATTTCCATATGTATCTGTAGCAGTTCCATTATCTTCTTACCACAACCAATTGACATTGTTGTGAAACCCAGGAACAAGGTTTTCATCATTTCCAACTCCAAGACCGGAGCAAAACTGGCCAGGGATCATTAAAACTGAGGAGAACCCCTATTACGCACATCAACTCCCTCTAGGCATCAGCAACAGGCAGCATTTTGGTGGCTCTGCGTCGACTTACGCCAAAGAAGGACGGCGATTTCCTTTCCTGCAGGAAGGCGAAATAAACTTTGCCACTGGTGTGGCACTTGAGCCTTCAGTGTGCCAACCGCTCCTCAAGACGGTAGCTCCTCccgagagcagcagcagcagcagcaagatgTTCTCTGATGGGCTGACTCCAGTGCTGGACTCAGACTGTGCTCTCTCTCTTCTGTCAGCTCCGGCAAACTCCTCTGGTATCGATGTTGGCCCGATGGTCCAACAGACTGAACACATCCCCATTGCCCAGCCTCTGTTCTCCAACCTGCAATTCAGCAGCTCGTCCTGGTTCTCGCGCACCCAGGCTTCCACCGGTACCGTCTCAGCGACTGGATTTTCCTGCCCTGTGGGGGAAAATGAGCAACTGAACAATGTGCTAAGCTCGGACAACAATGACTTGAACTACAATGGGATATTTCATGTCGGCGGTGAAGGCTCGTCGGACGGCGCCCCGCCATCTCTGCCCTTCCCGTGGCAGTAGTTTTCAGTGGCTGTTCATGTGTTGCTTACAGTAGAGCTCGTCTCTTCTCCCTAGTGATCAACATTTGTTTCTGTTCAATCTGAATCATTCCTTTTCTTGTATTCATTTTACTTGCAAGCATTCGTGTGAACAAATTCAGCATAAATCAATTCCTCGAAATCTTTCTGCATGATGGTGTCAAGTGACAACTCTGGTGCTCACTGAAGATGTCGAGGA
This genomic window contains:
- the LOC123159884 gene encoding squamosa promoter-binding-like protein 16, with product MDWDLKMPPGAWDLTELENDAAAAPAAAQASAGGIANAAGRPECSVDLKLGGLGECGAAPDSRGLGKAPAEAASSASAPSAAKRPRASSGGGGWSGAGQQQCPSCAVDGCRADLSKCRDYHRRHKVCEAHSKTPVVTVAGREMRFCQQCSRFHLLTEFDEAKRSCRKRLDGHNRRRRKPQPDVMNSASFMTSQQGTRFSSFPTPRPEQNWPGIIKTEENPYYAHQLPLGISNRQHFGGSASTYAKEGRRFPFLQEGEINFATGVALEPSVCQPLLKTVAPPESSSSSSKMFSDGLTPVLDSDCALSLLSAPANSSGIDVGPMVQQTEHIPIAQPLFSNLQFSSSSWFSRTQASTGTVSATGFSCPVGENEQLNNVLSSDNNDLNYNGIFHVGGEGSSDGAPPSLPFPWQ